One Pseudomonas sp. MM213 genomic window, TGGCAATTCCAGGGCTCGCGGCTCGCGGGGTTCATCGAAATTGTTGACGTAGACCCAGTCGGCCGGGGTCTGCAGGCGCTTGCCTTCGGCCTTCAGGTAGCGTTTGACGAACGAAAACCGGCCAGTGCCAGGCTCGCCCATGACGAATACGTTGTAACCGGGGCGTGGCATGGCCACACCAAACTGCAAGGCTTCGACCGCACGTTCCTGGCCAAGCACACCGCGGAAGGGCTCCAGATCATTGGTGGTAGAGAAGCTGAACTGTTCAGCGGAAAACGGACGGGTCAGCGCTTCGGGCGCTAGACGCAAGCTGGCAGCAACAGGATCAGGCATCGGGCTTCCTTACATCAGGCGGGGCAGATAGCGGCATTCTGGCGCTGCCCATACCCCACTTGCAAGGCGCGCCTTTCGCCAAAGCATAGCCAAACGGGCATCCCCAGGCGGGCCGGGTCTAAATCAATGTTTTCAACGAATGTTTCGTAAAAAGTAACGGAACCCTTGGAACGTGCCTAAACTCCAAGCTGCGCGGCTGGAACAATAACCGGCCCACTGGCGCCAGATCGGGCCAGAACCCTTGTCCATTGGTACGCACATAAAGAGAACAAAGCTATGAAACGGATTCTTCTCGGTACTCTCTTCACCGCTGTATCCATCAACGCTATGGCACAGGCGCCAGGCGGCCCGGATTGCGGGTGGGGCAACATGCTGTTCGAAGGTCAGCGTGGCACCCCGGCTCACTTCCTGGCATCCACCACCAACGGCACTTCCGGCAACGCAACGTTCGGTATGACCTCTGGTACCAACGGTTGCGCGACTAATGCGTCGCTGACTTATGGCGGCAAATCCTGGTTTGCCATGAATGGCATGATGAACGAGCTGTCCGAAGACATGGCTAAAGGTAACGGCGAAGCGCTGACGACCTACGCCGTGGTACTGGGCGTGGCGCCGGAAGACCGTGCGCATTTCGCGGCTGTGACTCACGAGCACTTCCAGCAGATCTTCAGCAAGGCTGACGTGACTGCAGAAGATGTGCATACCAACACCCTGGCCGTTTTGAAGGCCGATCCTCGTCTGGCCAAGTACGCAACTCAAGCTTAAGCTCGACCCGCCCGCTCCTTTCGGGGAGCGGGTTTTATTTTTTGGACCTGCCCTCTTTCGGTAATGTTCTTTCCCTGTAGGAGCATCAACCGCGCTGGGTCTTTATTTTTTTCGACTTAAGTTGCCCACCTATGCTCAAACGCCTTGCCTGGCTGGCGCTCTGTGTCTGCGCCCCGCTGTCCGCCGCGCCTCACATCGACAATCAACGTTTGCAGCAACTGGCCAACG contains:
- a CDS encoding DUF3015 domain-containing protein, which gives rise to MKRILLGTLFTAVSINAMAQAPGGPDCGWGNMLFEGQRGTPAHFLASTTNGTSGNATFGMTSGTNGCATNASLTYGGKSWFAMNGMMNELSEDMAKGNGEALTTYAVVLGVAPEDRAHFAAVTHEHFQQIFSKADVTAEDVHTNTLAVLKADPRLAKYATQA